In Moorena sp. SIOASIH, the sequence AGGTTCGTAACGCCATCAGGGGATTACGAAATTGATGCAGCAGATCATCAAGCATATCCCGTTGTTTTGCCTGTAGACGTCTGTGCTGAGTCAACTGCTGCTCAAACCAACCTTGACGCTGTTCTATGACATATGCGATCGCTAACGTTCTAGCAATGCTTTCCACACTTGCCTGTTCTGTGTGATTCCAAGGTCTATCATCACGAGCACTCACCAATAACCCCATCACTATCCCTTCATGGATTAGAGGTAAAACGATTTGGTGCTGCTGCTGTAGGGAATTTTCTGTCCAGTCAAAATAGGTTGAATCCACATCTTGCTCTTGGTTATTTCCCTGAGGGAGTAGCCGAGGTAAGCTGCTGGATAATCGAGGAATCTGATCAATCTCACCTATTTTCTGTGGCAAAACCCAGTCAGGATCACTCATATCCCACACGGTACTTGTTTCCGGATAAACTACCACAGGAATTAGCTTTGCCTGATTTCCCTCAACGAATTCTTCCGTTAAATATACAGCACCACTAGCTGCTCCCAGTCCTTGGGTTAATAAAGCCACTTGGTTTCGACACAGGGAGACAAATTCTGAACTGAATCGAGTGAACATGAGCTATAGATGATTCTCTGGGTTAATGCTACTGGAAGTTAAGCCACTATCAGCTTTCCTTCTATAATGTCGAACCCCTTAAACAATTGACTATTATGCTTGAGTCATCAGTCATCAGTCATCAGTCATCAATCATCAGTCATCAGTCATTAGACCTCTGGCAAATATCCGTTACATCTGTTGCCCCATCACCTGATCACCCCATCACCTGATCAGTGTAATTGTGAGATTAGTTTAAGGCTATTTTTTCTAATTATATTTAACTTTTGTTAAATATATTAAATTTTTGTATTAATTTTCCGGAGGTCATCAGGAAACTGAAAATCCCCTAACGTATTGCTTTCAAAGGTTTCAGCCGGGTTGTTTAGTTCTATGACAAGAGCTTGATATTTCTAAAAAGACTCGATATAATTTCGACGGCTTTTGTAACTATCTTTACAATTGCCAGCAAAAAGAGGAGGTAAAAAGGTTGGCAAGAAGACGTAAGCGTAAGAGTCGCCGCCGCCAAGAAGGGCGAAAGATACTTGAGCATGTACCTCAGTACAATCTAGAAAGTGGCGAGTATAAACCGGTTACAGCAGCACGCGCATACATTCGATCACAAGGGATAGTTCCACCTGCCCTACTACTGGTCAAACGTAACGAGCATACCACAGACCGTTATTTCTGGGCAGAGAAAGGGCTCTTCGGTGCCCAATATGTGGAAGAAAATCATTTTCTGTTTCCCAGTTTGCGATTAATCAACTCTCCCTTAAAGAAGGTAGGGGTTGCCGCTCGTAGCCGCTGAAACCTTACTGGTAATATTTATTGAAAGTGCTTTTACTTAGCCCTCCTCAAACTCTTTGGCTTGAGGAGGGCTAAGTATCTTGGGTTTATTTACCTATTCTGGAAATTGATCTCGCTGATTATAGTGGCGGAGCATGTCAAACCCTGCTTGCTTACAGCAAGGGTTTTAGTTTCAGAGACTGTTGAAGTTGTATTAGTTCATCGCGATGGCCAGTGACTATAACCAAAGATTGCTCCCCAGCGGCTTGGGTAGACGCTGATTCTAATTTCAGAGATACCTGTTCGAGTCGCTCAGCTTTTTTCCAATAAAAAAGGCCCGCTGCGGGAGCTAGTGCCACTAGCCCCAAAAACACCTTAGTCAAAGTCGGAAACAAAATAGAGAGCACTAGAGATAAGCAGACTATACCACAGGCAGCTAGGACGGTTAAAAAGATAGCCAGAAACCAACTCGGTCGGACTATCCCCTGGAACGTGACTTGATTGGTGGCAGCATCCACCGCCGCCACCTGGTAGGCTCTTTGATCAAAATATTGCTTCAACTGGTTTAGAAGCGATTCTTCTGTTTCTGGGGAAGCTAGCTTCACTTGTTGTATTCGGTCTTTCACAGAGGCTCGAATAAAGAAAAACAAACCTACTGCCAATAAAAGGGTTAGCAAAAGTGTAGAAGCAAGAATAGTTGTATTCACTGAATATTAACTATAAAAATACATATCCTTTGCTACTACTTTACAATTTATGAGACACTAATGGTCAGTTTAGCTCGTCGGTACCCACTAGCTAGAGGCTGTAAGATGCTGGTGTGGGTAGATGGCTAGCAGCTAGCACGCCCTGAATTCACATCTGGGCAAGACAATGCATCACCTGACTTCTGGGATGCCACCAGGGTTTTCAAAGACAGCACCCTGGA encodes:
- a CDS encoding DUF3155 domain-containing protein, which encodes MARRRKRKSRRRQEGRKILEHVPQYNLESGEYKPVTAARAYIRSQGIVPPALLLVKRNEHTTDRYFWAEKGLFGAQYVEENHFLFPSLRLINSPLKKVGVAARSR
- a CDS encoding cofactor assembly of complex C subunit B → MNTTILASTLLLTLLLAVGLFFFIRASVKDRIQQVKLASPETEESLLNQLKQYFDQRAYQVAAVDAATNQVTFQGIVRPSWFLAIFLTVLAACGIVCLSLVLSILFPTLTKVFLGLVALAPAAGLFYWKKAERLEQVSLKLESASTQAAGEQSLVIVTGHRDELIQLQQSLKLKPLL